One genomic segment of Acidobacteriota bacterium includes these proteins:
- a CDS encoding GTP-binding protein yields the protein MAKEKFDRSKPHVNVGTIGHVDHGKTTLTAA from the coding sequence ATGGCCAAGGAAAAATTTGATCGTTCAAAGCCCCACGTTAACGTGGGAACGATCGGTCACGTGGACCACGGAAAGACGACGTTGACGGCTGCGAT